One Blastocatellia bacterium DNA window includes the following coding sequences:
- a CDS encoding heme-binding protein, whose protein sequence is MVTLSDARRVIAAAEAKAAEIGQPMNIAVADSGGNLVAHVRMDGAWIGSIDISIKKAYTSKAFDIATKDLATHSQSGNQFFGIHASNDGRIMIFAGGIPLKRDGKVVGAIGVSGGSGEQDHAVAEAGANAF, encoded by the coding sequence ATGGTAACTCTTAGCGATGCAAGACGAGTAATTGCTGCCGCAGAAGCAAAAGCAGCCGAAATAGGCCAACCAATGAATATTGCTGTAGCCGATAGCGGCGGTAATTTAGTAGCGCATGTCAGAATGGACGGTGCATGGATTGGCAGTATTGATATTTCCATAAAAAAAGCTTACACCTCCAAGGCATTTGATATTGCTACCAAAGATTTAGCTACACATAGCCAATCAGGTAATCAATTTTTTGGCATTCATGCTTCTAATGATGGCCGGATAATGATATTTGCTGGCGGTATTCCGCTAAAACGAGATGGTAAAGTTGTTGGTGCTATTGGGGTTAGTGGTGGATCTGGAGAACAAGATCACGCCGTAGCCGAAGCTGGCGCAAACGCTTTCTAA
- a CDS encoding DUF3291 domain-containing protein: MPFVSVTRLRVSSIKHLLPFMLYNFRATSQIKRSEGFLKGKLMIGRKLTFWTMTLWQDEQSMRKYRNTGAHLKAMPKLIKWSNEASVVSWTQQTNDLPSWQQAYQQLQKQGRLSKVNNPTKNHLTKQIEKPNDKNLLENELYPR; encoded by the coding sequence ATGCCTTTTGTATCTGTAACAAGATTAAGAGTAAGCTCAATTAAACATTTATTGCCTTTTATGCTTTATAACTTTAGGGCTACAAGCCAAATTAAACGATCAGAAGGCTTTCTAAAAGGTAAGTTAATGATAGGACGTAAACTTACTTTTTGGACAATGACTTTATGGCAAGATGAGCAAAGTATGAGAAAGTATAGAAATACAGGCGCACACCTTAAAGCAATGCCAAAACTAATCAAGTGGAGCAATGAAGCCTCTGTAGTAAGTTGGACTCAGCAAACAAATGATCTACCTAGTTGGCAACAAGCTTATCAACAATTACAAAAACAAGGCAGACTATCAAAAGTAAATAATCCAACAAAAAATCATCTTACTAAACAGATAGAAAAGCCTAACGATAAAAATTTACTGGAAAATGAGTTGTATCCAAGATAA
- a CDS encoding dienelactone hydrolase family protein, with protein sequence MQEDIKSLIPTFEFNRRQFVVTSLVAGFALAVQPISAQTITTDTEGLIAGEVKIPTKDGDMPAYRAIPKTAKSAPVVLVVQEIFGVHEHIKDICRRFAKLGYLAVAPELYARQGDVSKIENIREVITQVVSKVPDQQVMSDLDATVAWAEKSGNGDTSKLGITGFCWGGRIVWLYAAHSPKLKAGVAWYGRLVGDGTELQPKHPIDFVSDLKAPVLGLYGEDDQGIPVESVEKMREALKKANKPSEIILYPKTPHGFHADYRPSYRKEQADEGWKRLQEWFKKNGAA encoded by the coding sequence ATGCAGGAAGATATTAAAAGTTTAATCCCTACTTTTGAGTTTAACCGCCGTCAATTTGTAGTAACAAGTTTAGTTGCTGGATTTGCTCTAGCCGTTCAACCTATTTCAGCCCAAACTATTACAACAGATACAGAAGGTTTAATTGCTGGTGAAGTAAAAATTCCTACTAAAGATGGAGACATGCCAGCTTATCGAGCGATTCCAAAGACAGCTAAATCTGCACCAGTTGTTTTAGTTGTACAAGAAATTTTTGGTGTACATGAACATATTAAAGATATTTGTCGCCGTTTTGCTAAACTTGGTTATTTGGCTGTTGCTCCTGAGTTATATGCCCGTCAAGGCGATGTATCAAAAATAGAAAATATTCGAGAAGTAATCACACAAGTAGTTTCTAAAGTTCCAGATCAGCAAGTTATGTCTGACCTAGATGCCACGGTTGCTTGGGCTGAAAAGTCTGGCAATGGTGATACAAGCAAATTAGGCATTACAGGCTTTTGCTGGGGCGGTCGTATAGTTTGGCTTTATGCTGCTCATAGTCCAAAACTAAAAGCAGGTGTAGCCTGGTATGGTCGCCTAGTTGGGGATGGTACAGAACTACAACCTAAACACCCAATTGATTTTGTCTCAGACCTTAAAGCCCCTGTGCTTGGTTTATATGGTGAAGATGACCAAGGCATTCCTGTAGAAAGCGTTGAAAAAATGCGTGAAGCCTTGAAAAAAGCTAATAAACCATCAGAAATTATTCTTTATCCTAAAACTCCACATGGTTTTCATGCTGACTATCGCCCAAGTTACCGCAAAGAACAAGCTGATGAGGGTTGGAAACGCCTCCAAGAATGGTTTAAGAAAAATGGGGCTGCTTAA
- a CDS encoding sigma-70 family RNA polymerase sigma factor → MSTNVTELLRAWGQGDQKALEQLFPLIYDQLRYLAINRFKKERKDHTLQPTALVNEVYLRLVDWQNVSWQNRAQFFAIAAQLMRNVLVDYARNQLAAKRGSGNKLYIADLPEIVAERGVDLLALDEALTSLEAIDPEQHKIVELRYFAGLTIEETAEVLQMSPTTVKREWNMARADGS, encoded by the coding sequence ATGAGTACAAATGTCACAGAATTATTGCGGGCTTGGGGACAAGGTGATCAAAAAGCTTTAGAACAATTGTTTCCCTTGATTTATGATCAATTGCGGTATTTAGCAATTAACCGATTTAAGAAAGAGCGTAAGGATCATACCTTACAACCAACTGCGCTAGTTAATGAGGTTTATCTACGCCTTGTTGACTGGCAAAATGTAAGTTGGCAAAATCGCGCACAATTCTTTGCTATTGCTGCACAACTAATGCGAAATGTTTTGGTAGATTATGCTAGAAATCAATTAGCGGCTAAACGAGGTAGCGGTAATAAGCTGTATATTGCTGATTTACCAGAAATTGTTGCTGAAAGGGGAGTTGATTTATTAGCTTTAGACGAAGCTTTAACAAGTTTAGAAGCAATAGATCCTGAGCAACATAAAATAGTTGAGCTACGTTACTTTGCAGGATTAACAATTGAAGAAACCGCAGAGGTTTTACAAATGTCTCCTACAACGGTAAAAAGAGAATGGAATATGGCAAGGGCAGATGGCTCTTAA
- a CDS encoding protein kinase, whose protein sequence is MEQIGQGGMGAVYKAQDKRLNNVVALKQTIVTGERLRKAFEQEAQLLAQLRHAALPVVIDHFYEPQGQFLVMEFIDGSTLSELLSKQKEPFKQSQILVWTKQLLEVLDYLHRQILPVIHRDIKPNNLKLNERDQIILLDFGLAKGLSTNIDNSSVAGYTPHFAPLEQINGSGTDCRTDLYSLAATIYNLITGHKPPDATFRAAAMLNGEPDPLKAANLINKEIDPNFAQLLCECLSPNINLRPKSARTMLAKLESLQLYDNETIATQIKDTINQSESKTRGLAKSQETVKLPKNISPKLTSKLSKRKVFYSAFSLLMLLILFFSFNAVPSLTSIANNANKLENNQMLAKTANNSPNNNTPTPLPEDAKQGLDFGKPGFKANPISVDIREVDVYDLLKFLSENYGLNYVVDESVPKMKVSMKVNDVPWDKALISVLEANNLGYKVEDTILCIFLKSNRGLEKDSERKNSKSKNTLKN, encoded by the coding sequence ATGGAGCAAATCGGTCAAGGCGGTATGGGAGCAGTTTATAAAGCACAAGATAAACGTCTAAACAATGTTGTAGCACTAAAGCAAACCATTGTAACAGGCGAACGTTTGCGCAAAGCTTTTGAACAAGAAGCACAACTACTTGCACAACTTCGACATGCTGCTTTACCTGTTGTTATAGACCATTTTTATGAGCCTCAAGGCCAATTTTTGGTAATGGAATTTATTGATGGCAGCACTTTATCTGAGCTTTTATCAAAGCAAAAAGAACCATTTAAGCAATCTCAAATTCTTGTTTGGACAAAACAATTGCTAGAAGTTTTAGATTATCTACATAGACAGATACTGCCCGTTATTCATAGGGATATTAAGCCAAATAACTTAAAGTTAAATGAACGTGACCAAATAATATTGCTAGATTTTGGTTTAGCTAAAGGACTCTCAACAAATATTGATAATAGTAGCGTTGCAGGTTATACACCACATTTTGCACCCTTAGAACAAATTAACGGTTCTGGAACGGATTGCCGCACAGATCTTTATTCTTTAGCTGCAACAATTTATAACTTAATTACAGGTCATAAGCCGCCAGATGCTACATTTAGAGCCGCAGCAATGCTAAATGGCGAGCCAGACCCGCTAAAAGCAGCAAATTTAATTAATAAAGAAATTGATCCAAATTTTGCACAACTACTTTGTGAATGCTTGTCACCAAATATTAATTTACGTCCCAAAAGTGCTAGAACAATGTTAGCTAAACTAGAATCTTTGCAACTCTATGATAATGAGACAATTGCGACTCAAATAAAAGATACTATTAATCAAAGTGAGTCAAAAACTAGGGGTTTAGCAAAGTCTCAAGAAACTGTAAAGCTGCCTAAAAATATTTCTCCAAAATTGACTAGCAAATTAAGCAAAAGAAAAGTTTTTTATTCAGCCTTTAGCTTATTGATGTTATTAATATTGTTTTTTAGCTTTAATGCAGTTCCAAGCTTAACAAGTATAGCTAATAATGCTAACAAGTTAGAAAATAACCAAATGTTAGCAAAAACTGCGAATAATTCACCAAATAACAACACACCTACACCACTACCAGAAGATGCTAAACAAGGCTTAGATTTTGGCAAACCAGGTTTTAAGGCTAATCCAATTAGTGTAGATATTAGAGAGGTAGATGTATATGACTTGTTAAAATTTCTTTCTGAAAATTATGGCTTAAATTATGTGGTTGATGAGTCTGTCCCAAAAATGAAAGTATCAATGAAAGTTAATGATGTGCCTTGGGATAAAGCTTTAATTTCTGTACTTGAAGCTAATAATCTAGGTTATAAAGTAGAAGATACAATATTATGTATTTTTCTTAAATCAAATAGAGGTTTAGAAAAAGACTCAGAAAGAAAAAATAGCAAATCAAAAAATACACTTAAAAATTAA